TCAACCTCATCTCTGCTTCTATCATCCCAACTCATATTCAATCTCATTCTCTCAGTCATCATCGTAAAACAAAAAATCACCTTCCAAAATCTCAACTGCGTAATCCTTCTAACTCTAAGCTCAGTCCTTCTAGCCTTAGGTTCAAGCCACGACAGGCCTCAAGGCTTAACCCCAACCAAATACTTCATAGGATTCTTCTCCACAGTAGGAGCAGGCTTGTTATTTGCCCTGTACTTACCAGTGATGGAAAGGATATACAAGAATGTTCACTGCTACGGGATGGTGATGGAAATGCAGCTAGTGATGGAAATTGCAGCCACCGCACTAGCCACCGCTGGGATGGCAACAGATGGAGGATTCAGAGAGATGAAAAGAGAAAGCAAGAACGAATTCGATAAAGGAGTGAAGTGGTATTGGATGACAGTGATAGGGAACGTAGTAACATGGCAGTTGTGCTTTATGGGGACGGCGGGGATGGTCTTTCTGACGTCGTCGCTGACCGGAGGGATATGCATGACGGCGCTGCTGGGCATGAACGTGGTAGGAGGAGTATTGGTGTATGGAGATGAGTTTGGTGGAGTGAAGGTGGTGTCCACTTTGCTTTGTGTGTGGGGTTTCTGTTCTTATGTGTATGGAATGTACCTTAAAATGAAGGACCAGAAAGAGCTTCGAGAAAAGGAGGAAAAAAATCTTGGGATGGAGATTGCTCATGTTGTAGCTGCCAATAACAGTGTTTAATTGATGGTTATCatcaatttttgttttttttttttattttataaattttcttttgatCAGTGTTGTGCTAGCTGCTAAATTATGTTTCATATATTTGAACAAATATATGTAGAGAAAGAgaaaggaaaataataataataataataataataataataataataataataataataataataatggtggTGATGGATGTATAACATAtatgtatttaatttttatagcCTGGAGACAGGATGGGTTTGATGTCATTTCCATATGATCAACGTGTCATTGTCATTATCATCTTGATCAGTGGCAAAaacatttaataaatataataataaaaataaatattttaattttttttaaaaaaattgatttattaaaaattaaataaaattattattagttTAAAAATACAATGAATAATTAGCATTATGAATCGTTAAAGCTAGACTGTATTAATAgtctaatattaaaaattttattcaatttacctcaaatctaattctttaaaaaaattataaaaagtaaatttaattaaaattatagattaaataaaataaaaaaaatatgaaaataaatttagttaaaattatagattaaataaaataaataacatggTTTAACTTTGAGTATGAAGACattttagcaaaaaaaaaaattcaaaacaataatgagattacaagaagaaaatcactaatattttaaattgataaaaaaatgtgATAGAATTATGTTAAACTTTTCTTTAatgatattattaaataatttaaattttcaagcATAAAAATAAGTGATTgtaaatgataaaataaaattgataaaaaatataGGGTCAATAAACAATAACAATTTAGACTTTTTTTAGTTTGagaatttatattttattgtatcgTTCTTTTAATAAagaatttagaattttttttatataaaattactgTTAAACTCACTTCAAATTTTTAAAACGCTCAAACTCTAATacccattaaaatttaatataaaaattaaaaaaaaaattaaaattaccattaaatcattaaaaatttttaaaatttcagagGCCAGTGCCCATGGCTCCGTCTATGATCTTAATTAAATATTTCGATTAATTAAGTATAtagtcattttaattaattaaaaataagtagaagAATTTTATCATTATTCATATTTAGTGGATAGATATTTATTACCATTTGAGCCCACTcccaaaaaatttttaaaagtaataataaaataatattatgcaATGAATTACCGATGAATCACATTCTTTTGTTTATTCATGCTTAGGTGGGGAAGATTTTCCCTTTCTTCTTAAAAGAAATGCACAAAATATATAATCTCTAAATGAAGTTCTTGTTTCAGTATCAATATAATTCTTTTGTTTtgcatattttaatatttattcttAGACAATTTCATTACATCACAACAAAAGTATAATTTCAGTTACAGCGTAATCTTAATTAAAAGAGTTATTTTTGTTTTCAACATGGCTTAAAATTCTATTAATAAAGACAATTAACAAGGTAATTAATTACAAAAGCAAATTATGATCACAAAGATGCCCCAAGATAAAATAAAAATCTAACTTTTTGTTTAGATGAAGGATAATACATCAATTAATTAGGTACATAAGACTAAGTATCATTAAATTCAGATGGAATTGGTTTTGCAATCAATAAGATGGAGGAGAAAATTCAAAGGAAACCAATAAAGTATATAAAAAACTTATCCTTATAAATACTTGATTGGAACTATTCATATCACATATTTCTTATTTagaaactaaaattttacaagaatttaattaattcaattaataattttttaattaactcttatatttttcatatttaaaataaaaaattcaatttttttaataaaaaaacatgttcattttaaaagaaataaaaatcaagcATATAATTAtgtgagaatttaattaaatattttattacaaagaaaatcataattttaattagTGTATGCGTCCCATTTTTGAATTATACATATggccttttttttaattttgcattttttttaatcTCAATCTGAATAATAACTAATCTGTCTTTGATTTAATTGTGCCAATTAATTTAGGAAATATCTATTTCCATAACCTAATTTATTAAggctattattaatttattaaataattcatAAAAAGACTAAAAATGCcctcataaaattttttataaataaaataaaaaatattttgaatccaaTTTAAAATACTTCTCCATATTGATAGCCTTTATTATCTCTTGTTTTTATcttcaaatgaaaaattaaaataaaaaataacaaccttctcatttgttttttttttcaatgcttAAAGTAGTTTTTCATTTAATAcggatcatatatatatatatatatatatatatatatatatatatatatatatatatatatatatatatatatatttatttatttatttatttaaatatttgaaCATTAATCAATTTAtcgttttttaataaaaattgtttttaaaaaattattctagAAATTGTTTATTCGTGAATAATTAGATATTtattaacattaaaaaataattaaatataaaataattagtaAATAATGCATAGCTTAATAAGTGTTTTCTTGATGAGAATAatcattttgtattttgataaGTTATTAAAAAACAATTGACAGTGGTAATTTGAACAAAAAAATGtataatttatttggagaattattAATTTATCAAAGAATAAAGGTATAAAATTCTTGTGACactcctcacccatctacagtgtagtcgagcaaagtATGTTATACTCGATGTCGGAACATTTTACTTTATCTTATTACATTTCACCAATCTTAATGTATTTATTTAAAAGCTTTCatgtgaaatttatatcatgaattaaaattttgattaatttgaagttgcaaaaattttacagaaaattcggtAGAATACTGGCTAAAAATTACGAAAATAGTtattcagaacctgttaaaaacacttccaatgtacaTATCATATCCGCAACTCCAATAAAAATCAACACAatctcaacatatctcaatattgtaacacctctatatgcatagtcctgtgcaaatcactgtcAAAACACTAATTTTGTACAGGACATTGTGACACCGTAGTCCTAGGAAAAATTACGAAGCTAGGAGAAAtttgaaaatcacaaaaaaaggtagagaaccagatcaaataattagatcagggtttcGGAAGAAATACAGAATTATTGGTAAATAGGATTAGtctggcgaggggcaaattggtcagttcacccttagaggtggctcatgatctaactgtccaataaaatgtaaaaaattaaaattatgaaatatagaattaaattgaagaatttatagaaaaacaaaagagaaaaaaatgaaaattaaaacaattgatgacatcatcatgatgatgcaactatgacttcataattaattttaatttaattatttaatttgactaagtcaattttaGGATAAATACAcatagaaagaagaaaaaaaataaaacgtTGTCTTCAACCTCACTTGGCTgtccctctctcctctctctcttctctttctaatttcttccatggaagcttaattCAAACTTCCTAAACCCTAATTTTAACCATAAAATCCCCTAAATCCCTTAGTTAAAAAATTGTTATTAagtcttgagaagaagattgggagAAAAAAAGTGGAGAAATTGGAGAAGAATTGGAAGATTGGAAAGCTCAAGTAAAGGTAAGTCCCTCTCTCCAATTTTATTGAATTATAATTGTAGAATTGAGGTTGAATAGGTAAAATTGCTTgagaaaattgaaagaattatgTAGGTATGGTAAATCCTAAATTTCGGCCAAGATGTGGAGACTAGGGTTTGATGAGTTCAAATGAATTAAACTTGTTTTATGGTGGTGTATGAGTTTAGTAGATGTGATGGAattctttaatttcattaattgtgcaatttagagaaattagggttcttgaccttagaaatgaaggagcggaagtatgaaaaaataca
The sequence above is a segment of the Hevea brasiliensis isolate MT/VB/25A 57/8 chromosome 11, ASM3005281v1, whole genome shotgun sequence genome. Coding sequences within it:
- the LOC110669015 gene encoding probable purine permease 4, giving the protein MDLFVQAQTQNPPKTHPLHCLTLNNTHQEQQLQLHQESSVVIMSNNNNPIAQFHQEEDQKTKTGKWYMLLLVINYLCLFVGSVSSSLLSKFYFIHKGSSRWVSTWVQSAGFPLLLLPIYLPYYLFKCNERRPFDRFTPRILMLSILIGLMLGLNNLLFSWGNSYLPVSTSSLLLSSQLIFNLILSVIIVKQKITFQNLNCVILLTLSSVLLALGSSHDRPQGLTPTKYFIGFFSTVGAGLLFALYLPVMERIYKNVHCYGMVMEMQLVMEIAATALATAGMATDGGFREMKRESKNEFDKGVKWYWMTVIGNVVTWQLCFMGTAGMVFLTSSLTGGICMTALLGMNVVGGVLVYGDEFGGVKVVSTLLCVWGFCSYVYGMYLKMKDQKELREKEEKNLGMEIAHVVAANNSV